CAGCCGCTCCCCGCCATATATCAAGCGCGCCCCTTCCTGGCAGCCAGTCGCCACGTAATCGAGGTTTTGTTCCAGTTGCGCAGCCTCGGCCACCGGGCCTATCTGACTGTCCGCGTGCAGGGCATGGCCGATTCGCAGATGATTCAAACGCTCGACCAGCGCTGCAGTGAATGCGGGGTAGATGGCTTTTTCGACGATCAACCGCGACGACGCCGTGCAGCGCTGGCCGGTGGAGTAATACGCACCTTGAATAGCGCACTGCACTGCCTGATCCAGATCGGCATCGGCCATGACCAGCAGTGGGTTCTTGCCACCCATTTCCAGTTGCAACTTGGCGAAACGAGCGCCGGCGGTCTGCATCAGCAGACGACCGGTGTCCACCGAGCCGGTAAAGCTGATGGCATTGACCAGCGGGTTCTCCAGCAGAGCCTGGCCGACTACGCTGCCACGCCCCATCAGCAGGTTGAAGCTGCCGTCGGGAAGACCGGCGCGGCTGATGATTTCACCGAGTGCCCAGGCACTACCCGGTACCAGATCAGCGGGCTTGAACAGAACGCTGTTGCCGTACGCCAGGGCCGGAGCGATCTTCCAGGCGGGGATCGCCATGGGAAAGTTCCACGGCGTGATGATGCCTACGACGCCCACCGGCTGGCGGCGTATGTCCACTTCGATGCCGGGGCGTGTGGACGCCAGGTGTTCACCGCGGATGCGTAACGCCTCCCCGGCGAAGTACTTGAAGATCTGCCCGGCGCGCGTCACTTCCGCGATGCCCTCTGAGCGCACCTTGCCTTCTTCGCGAGACAGCAGATGGCCGAGTTCTTCGCGTCGTGCGAGCAATTCGCTGCCGATGAAATCCAGTGCATCGGCGCGTTGCTGTGGTGTGCATGCGGCCCAGCGCGGTTGTGCCTGCTGGGCGGCTGCAATAGCCACCAGTGTGTCGTCACGGCTCGCCTGAGCGTACAGGCCGACCGTGTCGTCGAGGTCTGAGGGGTTAACGTTTTCACGTACCCCGCTACCCGTGTACCACTGTCCTGCAATCAGATTCTTGTGCATGGCGTGACTCTTGACCCATGAGTGAGCGACCTGCCGGAGCAGGTCGCGCCAGGTGACTACCAGCGGGTGCGCTGTTCGGCGATTCGCTCGGCGATCGAGGCCATCCACTGCTCACGGGTAAGGAAGCCTGGGCGCCGCTGGCACATGGCCAAGGTTTGGGTCTTGATCTGGTCGGCATCTTGCTCCAGGTCTAGCGGTTCGCGGCAAGGCTGGCTGGTGTACCAGGGCGCGTCGACATACATCTCGATCGGATTGCCTTCGGGGTCCTTGAAGTACATGGACCAGGCATTGCCGTGGTCGACCTGATCGATTGGCCCGATGCCATTGGCCTTTGCGAACTGGTAGTAACGTTGCAGGTCTTCGAGCGTGTCCAGCAGGAACGACAATTGATTAATCGGGTTGAAGGGCAGATCCACCGGTTTGCCATCGAACAGCACGAGTTGATGGTGCACTTCGGGGTTCTGGGTCATGAAGAACAGGCGGTGGCCGGTAGAGGCGACACCCTTGTCACTGACGATGAAGCCCAGCTTGCTGCAGTAGAACTCGACCATGTTGTCCAGGTCTGCGCAGAAGGTACCGGTATGGGTGAAGTTGATGCGCGGTAAGGTGTTCATTGAAATTCCCCTCTTATTGTAATTGTCGGCGCGTTTCAGGTTTCGTCGGCTACTGGGTTTGACAGAGTACCGATCTGCGAAATGACCACCTCGAACACATCACCTGGGCGTAAGAACACCGGCGGCGTGCGTTTGAAACCGATGCCGCTGGGGGTTCCGGTTGCGAGGATGTCACCCGGGTTCCAGGTCAGAGCCTTGGAGACATAGGCGATCAGGTTGGGGATATCGAACGCCAGTTCGGCGAGTGAACCTTCCTGCATTTGTTCACCGTTGAGAATGCCGTGAACCTGCAGTTGGCGATAGTCGGCAATCTCGTCGGCGGTCACCAGCCACGGGCCAAGGGCGCCGGTGCTGCGGAAGGTTTTGCCCATGCCGTACTGGTGTGTGTGGAACTGCCAGTCGCGCACGCTGGCGTCGTTGAAACAGGTGTAGCCAGCAACATGTTGCATGGCGTCCTCGGGTGCAATGTGTGCGCCCCCTTTTCCGATCACCACCGCCAGCTCCGCCTCGAAGTCGAACTCTTCAGAGACCTTGGGGCGTAACAGCGGCTCGCCGTGGGCCAGCAGTGTCTCGGCAAAGCGCTGGAAGATCACTGGGTGCTCGCCGACCTTGCGACCGGCTTCTGCGGCATGCGCGACATAGTTGATGCCCACGCAAATGATCTTCCCAGGCGCGGGGATCACCGGCTCCAGCTGCACGGCACTTAGCGGATAGTCCGCAACGGCGCTCGCAACATGTTCGCGCGCCTGGGCCAGCAGCTTGTCATCGGCCAGCAGCGTTGCCAGGTCGTGGATACCTCTGAAATGCGCGGTCAGCTCTATGACATGCTCGTCCACCACCGCCCCGAAGTGGGGCTGGTGGTTGTATCGATAGGAGATCAGTTTCATCGGTAGTGCTTCCTTTTTTGTGCATAAAACATAATTTCTTGCACCATACATCAGAAAATGCATACTGTGGAAGTCCGCTCAGCAACTTCTTCCCGGCGGGCCTCTTTCGGAGATCGAGCATGTCGTTGGTGAAAATCCGCAAAATCAAACTGGACGTCGAGGAAGTGCATCACGAGGGTGGGGTGGTAGTCGCCGAGCCGTTGCTGGTGGCTGTGGCCACGGCAGTGGTGGAGAACCCCTTCGCTGGTCGCCATGAAGAGGACCTGCTGGTGTTCATGACCCAGTTGCGTGCGCTGGGCAGCGAACTGTCACAACGCCTGTTGGCAGCTTTGGGCGGTGTCTCGCGTGTGCAGGCTTATGGCAAAGGTGCGATTGTTGGCGAGGATGGCGAGCTCGAGCACGGTGCGCTGTGGCATGAAGCGGGAGGCTGGGCCATGC
The sequence above is drawn from the Pseudomonas putida genome and encodes:
- a CDS encoding aldehyde dehydrogenase family protein — translated: MHKNLIAGQWYTGSGVRENVNPSDLDDTVGLYAQASRDDTLVAIAAAQQAQPRWAACTPQQRADALDFIGSELLARREELGHLLSREEGKVRSEGIAEVTRAGQIFKYFAGEALRIRGEHLASTRPGIEVDIRRQPVGVVGIITPWNFPMAIPAWKIAPALAYGNSVLFKPADLVPGSAWALGEIISRAGLPDGSFNLLMGRGSVVGQALLENPLVNAISFTGSVDTGRLLMQTAGARFAKLQLEMGGKNPLLVMADADLDQAVQCAIQGAYYSTGQRCTASSRLIVEKAIYPAFTAALVERLNHLRIGHALHADSQIGPVAEAAQLEQNLDYVATGCQEGARLIYGGERLQRDTAGHFMSPALFVDASAEMRIAREEIFGPVACVIPADNYEHALALANDSPFGLSAGICTTSLKHASHFKQHMQSGMVMVNTPTAGVDYHVPFGGCKGSSHGPREQGSYAAEFFTTVKTAYTQA
- a CDS encoding VOC family protein, producing the protein MNTLPRINFTHTGTFCADLDNMVEFYCSKLGFIVSDKGVASTGHRLFFMTQNPEVHHQLVLFDGKPVDLPFNPINQLSFLLDTLEDLQRYYQFAKANGIGPIDQVDHGNAWSMYFKDPEGNPIEMYVDAPWYTSQPCREPLDLEQDADQIKTQTLAMCQRRPGFLTREQWMASIAERIAEQRTRW
- a CDS encoding fumarylacetoacetate hydrolase family protein — encoded protein: MKLISYRYNHQPHFGAVVDEHVIELTAHFRGIHDLATLLADDKLLAQAREHVASAVADYPLSAVQLEPVIPAPGKIICVGINYVAHAAEAGRKVGEHPVIFQRFAETLLAHGEPLLRPKVSEEFDFEAELAVVIGKGGAHIAPEDAMQHVAGYTCFNDASVRDWQFHTHQYGMGKTFRSTGALGPWLVTADEIADYRQLQVHGILNGEQMQEGSLAELAFDIPNLIAYVSKALTWNPGDILATGTPSGIGFKRTPPVFLRPGDVFEVVISQIGTLSNPVADET
- a CDS encoding amino acid synthesis family protein, producing the protein MSLVKIRKIKLDVEEVHHEGGVVVAEPLLVAVATAVVENPFAGRHEEDLLVFMTQLRALGSELSQRLLAALGGVSRVQAYGKGAIVGEDGELEHGALWHEAGGWAMREAMGNPKAIVPSAKSVAGLGSRLMIPLGHIQAAYVRSHFGVAEMTIWDGPRRNEIAYGLAMATGGRIHARIGGLAAADVKGEDGLR